A single Trichocoleus sp. FACHB-46 DNA region contains:
- a CDS encoding PLP-dependent aminotransferase family protein, protein MRIPLDRQSPKPVYLQIRDRLRHLIQSGAMQPGERLPSIRMLAENAQVNKLTVIEAYGVLEADGLVSARQGAGYFVNSSSIPAPQSEPTFAPAQDVIIPQQRSISFFDVYADSMLAQTQKGVINLGCGFPRPPESEDLRRIARRAIADIDTALFNYDLPQGRLVLRKQIAQMLVWQQGLQVSTDNIIITSGSKQGLSLVMHYYVQPGDWVIVESPTYHGAIAVLENLGARVIGIPMTATGMNLELLEQYLGSHRPKLIYTISTLHNPTGITTSQVHRQRLLELAEQYACPILEDNAYEGLNFEPVPAPIKAIDRQDLVTYIGTFSKTLMPGLRVGYMVVTGKHYRPLVERKLLNDLHVSTVSQAIISEYLASGHYRRHLNHLRTENLQSRNAMLQALERYFPQEASWTVPNGGLFLWVHLPSQLPMEMIRQEAIAQKVVMSCGSLFFPDQKGYTAMRLNYSSTPAEIERGISVLGQLLKKYL, encoded by the coding sequence ATGAGAATTCCGTTAGACCGACAGTCACCAAAACCTGTTTATTTGCAAATCCGCGATCGCCTTCGTCATTTGATTCAATCAGGAGCGATGCAGCCAGGAGAACGCCTGCCGTCGATTCGGATGTTGGCTGAAAATGCTCAAGTCAACAAACTGACAGTGATTGAAGCTTATGGCGTGTTAGAGGCGGATGGTTTGGTGTCTGCTCGTCAAGGTGCGGGATATTTTGTCAACTCTTCCTCCATTCCTGCCCCACAGTCGGAGCCTACCTTTGCCCCAGCGCAGGATGTGATCATTCCGCAACAACGTAGCATCTCTTTTTTTGATGTCTACGCGGACTCGATGCTAGCGCAAACCCAAAAGGGTGTGATCAATCTAGGCTGTGGTTTCCCTCGGCCACCAGAGTCAGAGGATTTGCGGCGGATTGCTAGACGCGCGATCGCAGATATAGACACAGCTTTATTCAATTATGATTTGCCTCAAGGGCGCTTGGTGCTGCGGAAACAGATTGCCCAAATGCTGGTGTGGCAACAGGGGTTACAAGTTTCGACAGACAACATCATCATTACCAGCGGTTCCAAGCAAGGGCTGTCCTTGGTGATGCACTACTATGTGCAACCGGGAGATTGGGTGATTGTGGAGAGTCCCACCTATCATGGGGCGATCGCAGTCCTAGAGAATTTGGGTGCGAGAGTGATTGGCATCCCGATGACCGCAACCGGGATGAATTTGGAACTGCTAGAACAATATCTTGGCAGTCATCGCCCGAAGCTGATTTACACGATTAGCACGCTGCACAATCCTACTGGGATTACAACTTCCCAAGTGCATCGGCAACGGTTGTTAGAACTGGCAGAACAGTATGCCTGCCCCATTTTGGAAGATAACGCCTATGAAGGACTGAATTTTGAGCCTGTGCCTGCTCCGATTAAGGCGATCGATCGCCAGGATTTAGTCACTTACATTGGCACCTTTTCTAAAACACTGATGCCTGGATTACGAGTCGGCTACATGGTGGTGACTGGGAAGCATTACCGCCCGTTAGTGGAGCGCAAGTTGCTGAATGATCTGCATGTCTCCACAGTTTCGCAAGCCATCATCAGTGAGTATCTAGCCTCTGGTCACTATCGGCGGCATCTCAACCATCTCCGCACCGAGAATTTGCAAAGCCGCAATGCCATGCTGCAAGCCCTAGAACGCTATTTTCCTCAAGAAGCATCTTGGACTGTGCCCAATGGCGGGCTGTTTCTCTGGGTGCATCTGCCATCTCAATTACCAATGGAAATGATCCGCCAAGAAGCGATCGCCCAAAAAGTTGTGATGTCCTGCGGCTCTCTCTTCTTCCCTGACCAAAAGGGCTACACCGCCATGCGCTTAAATTATTCCTCTACACCCGCCGAAATTGAGCGAGGCATTTCGGTCTTAGGTCAACTACTGAAAAAGTATTTGTAA
- a CDS encoding PhzF family phenazine biosynthesis protein has product MGLTITQVDAFTNQPFSGNPAAICVLPESRDDQWMQNVAREMNLSETAFLLQQEDGFNLRWFTPTVEVDLCGHATLASAHALWELGYLKPDQEAQFHTRSGLLTAQHQGDWIVLNFPAQPATAIAPPPDLAAALGVTNLNYVGSNQIDYLVELESEAVVRDLQPNLTLLKTFPVRGIIVTSRADAGEYDFVSRFFAPQSGIDEDPVTGSAHCCLGPYWQERLKKDEFLAYQASPRGGVLRVHCQDDRVAIAGQAVTVLKGELIH; this is encoded by the coding sequence ATGGGACTGACAATTACGCAGGTAGACGCATTTACCAATCAACCCTTTAGTGGCAACCCTGCCGCTATTTGTGTCTTACCTGAGTCACGAGATGATCAATGGATGCAAAACGTTGCCAGAGAAATGAACTTATCGGAAACCGCTTTTCTGCTGCAACAGGAAGATGGCTTTAATCTCCGTTGGTTCACCCCTACCGTTGAAGTTGATCTGTGCGGTCATGCTACTCTAGCTAGCGCTCATGCGTTGTGGGAATTGGGATATCTAAAACCTGACCAAGAAGCACAATTTCATACTCGCAGCGGACTCCTCACCGCCCAGCACCAAGGAGACTGGATTGTGCTCAACTTTCCCGCTCAACCCGCCACCGCGATCGCGCCTCCACCAGATCTAGCTGCTGCTCTCGGTGTCACCAACCTCAACTATGTCGGCAGCAACCAAATTGATTATTTAGTAGAGCTAGAGTCAGAAGCAGTAGTCCGCGATCTCCAACCCAATCTGACTTTACTCAAAACATTTCCTGTCCGAGGCATCATTGTCACTAGTCGAGCTGATGCTGGAGAATACGACTTTGTCTCCCGTTTCTTCGCTCCGCAATCGGGCATTGACGAAGATCCAGTCACAGGTTCCGCCCATTGCTGCCTTGGCCCCTATTGGCAAGAACGCCTCAAAAAAGATGAGTTTTTGGCTTACCAAGCTTCTCCCCGTGGTGGGGTATTGCGAGTTCATTGCCAAGACGATCGCGTTGCCATTGCTGGGCAAGCGGTTACTGTCCTGAAAGGGGAACTGATTCACTAG
- a CDS encoding SAM-dependent methyltransferase: protein MGIKLETIVPWGRSLSEYIAMFNLTATDLSRKILDCGAGPASFNAEMTRQGYTVTSCDPIYQFSTDEISQRIQATYPQIINGVTASRDSYIWDAIASPEQLGEVRMAAMNQFLQDFPMGFAAGRYLTAELPHLLFSNQQFDLALCSHLLFTYSDQLSTEFHIQAIAELCRVATEVRIFPILDISGATSPHLQPVLDHFQQQGHQTEIQLVSYEFQKGGNQLLKISQPYQSANCHSPTQAKPRV, encoded by the coding sequence GTGGGTATTAAATTAGAAACTATTGTGCCTTGGGGGCGATCGCTGAGCGAATACATCGCTATGTTTAACCTGACCGCCACAGATCTCAGCCGCAAAATTCTGGACTGTGGCGCTGGCCCCGCTAGCTTCAATGCTGAAATGACCCGCCAAGGTTACACCGTCACATCCTGCGATCCCATTTACCAATTCAGCACCGACGAAATCTCCCAACGCATCCAGGCAACCTACCCCCAAATCATCAATGGAGTTACAGCTAGCCGGGACAGCTACATCTGGGACGCGATCGCCTCTCCCGAACAGCTAGGAGAAGTCCGCATGGCCGCTATGAACCAATTTCTCCAAGATTTTCCAATGGGCTTTGCGGCAGGACGCTACCTCACCGCCGAGCTCCCCCATCTCCTTTTTTCAAACCAGCAGTTTGACCTAGCCCTCTGCTCCCACCTGCTATTCACCTACTCCGATCAGCTCTCGACCGAGTTTCACATCCAAGCGATCGCAGAACTTTGTCGAGTTGCCACCGAAGTTCGTATCTTCCCAATTTTAGATATTTCTGGCGCAACCTCTCCCCACCTCCAACCCGTACTGGATCATTTCCAGCAACAAGGCCACCAGACAGAAATCCAGCTAGTTTCCTACGAGTTTCAAAAAGGAGGCAACCAACTTCTCAAAATCAGCCAACCTTACCAATCTGCCAACTGTCACAGTCCCACTCAAGCAAAACCCAGAGTTTAG
- a CDS encoding SLBB domain-containing protein: MNRSSLESPIRWYLQAIALGPTQQSRRPQQRVKAAKQLVLLALVGLIAWPAPGVAQFAQTVPNLQPSAATTGDAGYILGAGDRIRVDFFEVPEYSGEFLVLPSGTVNLPQVGAVSVQGKTLKQASNDIGAKFAPYLRQPLVTISLLAARPIKVAIAGEVNRPGSYNTKPEASATDIGATSVTRMIELAGGITQAADVRRVQIRRARPGSTGAAVLNVDLWQLLKTGDINQDVALRDGDSIFIPASESINLDEASQLASASFSTTETRPLKVAIVGQVQRPGPYIISGATDNETGINTNTQQKIPTITKAIQVAGGITQTADIRNIELRRRTNSGPAQITKIDFWQLLAGGDLRQDLPLQDGDTIVIPTATALSAKEATELAAASFSPDKITVNIVGEVVKPGAVEVPPNTPLNQAVLAAGGFNKRRAKQSAVTLVRLNPDGTVSKRLISVNLAQGLNNNSNPPLRNNDTVIIGRSSLAGISDTVGNVLSPLSNVFGLFRLLGL; this comes from the coding sequence ATGAATCGCTCAAGCTTAGAATCCCCAATCCGGTGGTATCTCCAAGCCATAGCGCTGGGACCAACTCAACAATCTAGACGACCCCAGCAACGGGTCAAAGCCGCAAAGCAGCTAGTATTATTGGCGCTGGTGGGCTTGATTGCCTGGCCTGCTCCCGGTGTGGCGCAATTTGCCCAGACAGTCCCCAACCTACAACCAAGTGCAGCAACAACCGGAGACGCTGGGTACATTTTGGGAGCGGGCGATCGCATTCGAGTTGATTTCTTTGAAGTCCCAGAGTACAGCGGCGAGTTTCTTGTCTTGCCGAGTGGCACTGTAAACCTACCCCAAGTAGGTGCCGTCTCGGTGCAAGGCAAAACCTTAAAACAAGCTTCTAACGACATTGGCGCTAAATTTGCGCCTTATCTCAGACAGCCTCTAGTCACGATTAGTTTATTAGCAGCTCGCCCCATCAAAGTCGCGATCGCGGGTGAAGTCAATCGTCCTGGTTCTTACAATACCAAGCCAGAAGCCTCAGCTACCGACATTGGCGCAACTTCAGTCACAAGGATGATCGAACTTGCAGGCGGCATTACCCAAGCGGCAGATGTGCGTCGTGTACAAATTCGCCGAGCTAGACCTGGCAGTACTGGTGCTGCTGTGCTCAATGTTGACCTGTGGCAGCTCTTAAAAACAGGGGATATCAATCAAGATGTTGCCTTACGGGATGGCGACAGTATCTTCATTCCTGCTTCTGAAAGTATCAATTTAGACGAGGCATCGCAGTTAGCCTCTGCGAGTTTCTCCACGACTGAAACTCGTCCCCTCAAAGTTGCCATTGTGGGTCAGGTGCAACGTCCAGGACCTTATATTATTAGCGGCGCAACTGATAATGAGACTGGTATCAACACCAATACTCAACAAAAAATTCCTACCATTACTAAGGCGATTCAGGTCGCTGGCGGCATCACCCAAACTGCCGATATCCGCAATATCGAACTGCGTCGTCGCACTAATTCTGGGCCAGCTCAAATTACCAAAATTGACTTCTGGCAACTTTTAGCAGGAGGCGATCTGCGTCAGGATCTACCCTTACAAGATGGCGACACGATTGTCATTCCTACCGCCACAGCCCTTAGCGCAAAGGAAGCCACAGAACTAGCCGCTGCAAGTTTCTCCCCGGACAAGATCACAGTCAATATTGTGGGTGAAGTTGTCAAACCAGGAGCGGTAGAAGTGCCACCCAATACGCCGTTAAATCAGGCAGTACTAGCAGCAGGGGGCTTTAATAAGCGTCGGGCTAAGCAAAGCGCTGTAACGCTGGTTCGCCTTAATCCTGACGGTACCGTGTCCAAGCGACTCATTTCAGTTAACCTGGCCCAAGGCTTGAATAACAACAGCAATCCGCCCCTCCGCAACAATGACACAGTCATTATTGGTCGCTCCTCTCTAGCAGGTATCTCCGATACCGTGGGGAATGTTCTATCACCTCTAAGCAATGTCTTTGGACTCTTTAGGTTGCTAGGGCTCTAA
- the leuA gene encoding 2-isopropylmalate synthase, which translates to MLKQPANKYRSFPPVALHDRTWPDTIITQPPIWLSTDLRDGNQALIEPMNGEQKLQMFNLLVQIGFKEIEVAFPSASQTDFDFVRHLIEQNLIPDDVTIQVLTPAREALIRRTFESLRGAKRAIVHLYNATAPVFRRVVFGLDRPGTINLAVTAAQLFNELAAEQPDTNWRFQYSPEVFTSTELDFAREICNAVLEVWQPAPERKAIINLPATVEVSTPNIFADQVEWMHRHLTMRDNVILSVHPHNDRGCAIAAAELAQMAGADRVEGCLFGNGERTGNVDLVTLALNLYTQGVAPGLDFSQINHVARLVEDCTQLPIHPRHLYVGDLVFTAFSGSHQDAIKKGFSAQSSDDIWEVPYLPLDPADVGRTYESVIRVNSQSGKGGIAFLLERDYNLVLPRRLQIEFSRMVQQAVDTHGQEMAAADLWKLFEQEYLQAVSPIKYLAHHLEEVDSQQTISVTLERDGQPATLQGQGNGPIDAFLQALNLDIRVDHYEEHSLNQGSDAAAIAYVEVTSDCISGSLHGVGIHSNIVTASLLAILSGVNRVLSHRR; encoded by the coding sequence ATGTTGAAACAGCCTGCTAACAAATACCGCTCCTTTCCCCCAGTCGCCTTACACGATCGCACTTGGCCCGACACCATCATTACCCAGCCTCCTATCTGGCTCAGCACCGACTTGCGCGATGGTAATCAAGCGCTGATCGAGCCGATGAACGGAGAGCAAAAATTACAGATGTTCAATTTGCTAGTGCAGATTGGCTTCAAAGAAATCGAAGTTGCGTTTCCCTCCGCCTCACAAACTGACTTCGACTTTGTGCGTCATCTGATTGAGCAAAACTTGATTCCCGATGATGTCACGATTCAAGTTTTGACTCCTGCCCGCGAAGCCTTGATTCGCCGCACTTTCGAGTCTCTACGCGGTGCCAAACGCGCGATTGTACATCTCTACAACGCCACCGCTCCCGTGTTTCGTCGTGTTGTGTTTGGACTCGATCGCCCCGGCACTATTAACCTCGCAGTCACCGCCGCCCAACTCTTTAACGAACTCGCTGCCGAGCAACCAGACACCAACTGGCGATTCCAATATTCTCCTGAAGTCTTTACCTCGACAGAGTTGGACTTTGCGAGGGAGATCTGTAATGCGGTGCTAGAAGTTTGGCAACCTGCTCCCGAACGCAAAGCTATCATCAATCTTCCTGCCACGGTGGAAGTGTCAACTCCCAATATCTTTGCAGATCAGGTGGAGTGGATGCATCGTCATCTAACCATGCGAGACAACGTGATTTTGAGCGTGCACCCTCATAATGACCGGGGTTGTGCGATCGCGGCAGCAGAGTTGGCCCAAATGGCAGGGGCTGATCGCGTCGAAGGCTGTCTATTCGGCAACGGTGAACGTACAGGTAACGTAGATTTGGTGACGCTCGCCCTCAATCTCTACACCCAAGGCGTTGCCCCAGGTTTAGACTTCTCTCAAATTAATCACGTCGCCAGATTGGTAGAGGATTGCACACAACTCCCGATCCATCCTCGTCATCTCTATGTAGGCGATTTGGTCTTCACAGCCTTCTCTGGCTCGCATCAAGACGCAATTAAAAAAGGATTCTCCGCCCAATCATCAGATGACATTTGGGAAGTCCCTTATTTACCCCTTGATCCAGCCGATGTCGGACGCACTTATGAATCTGTAATTCGAGTGAATAGCCAGTCTGGCAAAGGTGGAATTGCCTTCTTGTTAGAGCGAGACTATAACTTGGTGTTGCCTCGACGCTTACAGATTGAGTTTAGTCGGATGGTGCAACAAGCCGTAGACACACATGGGCAGGAGATGGCCGCGGCTGACTTGTGGAAGTTGTTTGAGCAGGAATATTTGCAAGCAGTTTCACCTATCAAATATCTCGCTCATCACCTTGAGGAAGTGGATTCACAGCAAACGATCAGCGTGACATTGGAGAGGGATGGCCAGCCAGCCACACTACAAGGCCAAGGCAACGGTCCGATAGATGCTTTCCTCCAAGCCTTAAACCTAGACATCCGCGTAGACCATTACGAGGAGCACTCCCTCAACCAAGGCAGTGATGCAGCAGCGATCGCCTATGTCGAAGTCACGAGCGATTGCATCTCCGGTTCGTTGCATGGCGTGGGGATTCATTCCAACATCGTCACTGCATCTCTATTAGCCATTCTCAGCGGCGTGAATCGGGTGTTGTCACACAGGCGCTAA
- a CDS encoding ABC transporter ATP-binding protein, which yields MKEAKVIRKLFPLLKLYPWAIPVIVVLGILASLSEGLGISLFIPLLQSFDAGTAQTAQSNVLIAFFDRIFAQIPIQNRLPITAGFIFGSVLLKNALLYGNTLLFSWLNWRISYQLRSGIFRQLLSVGYSFLERYPSGKFLSTLDNETWRTSQALSVLVGLIISSCTVVVFTILLLLISWRLTLLVAAVMLLISSMIQFMTRQVKQLGKQAEKANAVFVQRVWEGLLGMRVIREFGRESYEQARFDQASRQVCHSFMELDRISGAVYPLSEVLSTGLLAGILVIALQQQVNLPTLLTFVFMLYRLQPQVRHVDGARVNLMSLTTAIDDVMSLLDRSDKPYIRSGKTRFTGLRQAIAFRAVDFCYGPGEKTALQNISICIPKGKTTAIVGPSGAGKSTLISLICRFYDPTSGEIEIDGQPLPQLNLADWRDRIAVVSQSVHIFSTTVYENIAYGRPEATEAEVIAAAKQANAHEFISQLPQGYQTQVGDQGVRLSGGQRQRLALARAIIRNPEILILDEATNALDSISEHLIQEAINALSQRCTLIVIAHRLSTIEQADQIIVIEEGQVTEQGTMAELLKRDRLFAQLYRLQYRNAQL from the coding sequence ATGAAAGAGGCGAAAGTAATCAGAAAATTGTTTCCTTTATTGAAGCTGTATCCTTGGGCAATCCCAGTTATTGTAGTCTTGGGAATTTTAGCTTCTCTCTCTGAAGGGTTAGGAATTAGTTTATTTATTCCTTTATTGCAAAGTTTTGATGCTGGCACGGCTCAAACTGCTCAGAGTAATGTCTTGATTGCTTTTTTTGATCGAATTTTTGCTCAAATTCCGATTCAAAACCGTTTACCCATTACTGCTGGATTTATCTTTGGCAGCGTTTTGCTGAAAAATGCTTTGTTGTATGGCAACACTCTCCTATTTTCCTGGTTGAATTGGCGGATTAGCTATCAGTTGCGTTCGGGTATTTTTAGACAGCTATTAAGTGTTGGTTATAGCTTTTTAGAGCGTTATCCGTCGGGCAAGTTTCTCAGTACTTTAGATAATGAAACCTGGCGCACTAGTCAAGCGCTATCTGTGTTGGTGGGTCTCATTATTAGTAGCTGCACAGTCGTTGTGTTTACAATTTTGCTGCTGCTCATTTCCTGGAGACTGACGCTTTTGGTAGCAGCGGTCATGCTACTAATTTCCAGCATGATTCAATTTATGACTCGCCAAGTTAAGCAGTTGGGCAAACAGGCTGAGAAGGCAAACGCCGTCTTTGTGCAACGGGTGTGGGAAGGATTACTAGGGATGCGGGTGATTCGGGAGTTTGGCCGCGAATCCTATGAGCAGGCCCGCTTCGATCAAGCTTCTCGGCAAGTCTGTCACTCCTTTATGGAACTCGATCGCATTTCTGGAGCAGTTTATCCGCTCTCCGAAGTGCTGTCTACCGGATTGCTGGCTGGCATTTTAGTCATTGCCTTGCAGCAACAAGTGAATCTGCCTACCTTACTCACCTTTGTGTTTATGCTCTATCGACTGCAACCGCAGGTGCGGCATGTAGATGGAGCGCGAGTCAATTTGATGTCGCTGACTACGGCGATCGATGATGTCATGTCTCTGCTCGATCGCAGTGATAAGCCTTATATTCGCTCTGGCAAAACTCGGTTTACAGGATTGCGTCAGGCGATCGCATTTCGAGCTGTAGATTTTTGTTATGGCCCAGGTGAAAAGACAGCACTGCAAAACATCTCGATTTGTATCCCTAAAGGTAAAACAACGGCGATCGTGGGACCTTCTGGAGCAGGTAAATCTACTTTGATCAGTCTGATTTGTCGGTTTTATGACCCCACTAGTGGCGAAATTGAGATTGATGGTCAGCCTTTGCCACAGCTCAATCTGGCCGATTGGCGCGATCGCATTGCGGTTGTGAGCCAAAGCGTACATATCTTCAGCACTACGGTTTATGAAAATATTGCCTATGGTCGGCCTGAAGCGACAGAAGCAGAGGTGATCGCCGCTGCCAAACAGGCTAATGCTCATGAATTTATCAGCCAACTACCGCAGGGATATCAGACTCAGGTAGGCGATCAGGGAGTGCGGCTGTCAGGAGGTCAACGCCAACGCCTGGCTCTAGCTCGCGCCATTATTCGGAACCCCGAAATCTTGATTCTAGATGAAGCCACCAATGCCCTCGACAGTATCTCTGAGCATTTGATCCAGGAAGCCATCAATGCTCTGAGCCAGCGTTGCACCTTGATTGTGATTGCCCATCGTCTCTCGACAATTGAGCAAGCCGACCAGATTATTGTGATTGAGGAGGGACAAGTGACGGAGCAGGGAACGATGGCAGAACTGCTCAAGCGCGATCGCTTATTTGCCCAGTTATATCGCTTGCAATATCGCAATGCTCAGCTCTAG